One genomic window of Coffea eugenioides isolate CCC68of chromosome 1, Ceug_1.0, whole genome shotgun sequence includes the following:
- the LOC113780994 gene encoding uncharacterized protein LOC113780994 codes for MAALNDEAAAKKKRKRINGKKKLLIHDKVEVRSTEEGFLGSWHAGTVVGCGELRRRIKYDEILDDDGSERLVEWVKVSPVLDGLVRGNQATSNCCRGNIRPLPPSVDFQKWSLHYGQCVDVFVQDAWWEGVIFDHEDGSDQRKVFFPDMGDEVKAQIETFRITREWDDITDEWRPRGNWLLLELIEEVELEWPLLVSVKQIWYEIRVKMEFGKLKEWTSSSRDIWRQLLLQVLSTSYKLTVKQIFHELNSSENSTEEGQPLFEFSANALDAILDPESIFSDSMAIVPYGTNCQLETHAALSADLNPSEEQNAPNALACIGWVEMDNSTHSMKRPNELPCVQAPAFSGLPPNPDHSPEAESGAKSGRCPTSSDKLNGKLKASGDRTKLQWLPAGIDMVPGTACCPGSVTDYIQKCKLNFKSRAASTLEVRMHISYLGWKIQFARDKAVTRMRYISPEGEIHYSLYQVCLRLQPGSDVPSRICQDDESNSDDPVESSVSSSLTVIPKADTGALKVLSCSEPVYFERDNCPEAVLNYSNWRGTTCHGQNGAKGGIMALKAKRHLSFLGWKFYLEPKGFKKEMRYGSPCGKKFYSLRSACHWCVTEGRIHLSNDAYNSKQIKEPFASQECGVQLTLTDPSPPSNAMVSEGHVNDDLSKQLLIESSSKTSQPKQLAQQGQVKCHGIRGPERKRNHCLLQQSLAALHTGPQNEDSYLLDDVKESQASAKQRDDVNAEMSSCVLRSSKRARQSVVSPSIHQTPRTTLSWLIDNNVVLPRAKVHYRGKKDGRVMKEGKITREGIKCTCCQKVFTLSKFEAHAGSNYHRPSANIFLEDGRSIFQCLLKLKGETNKRKIRSEPHEMKGHSLHNDHICSVCHYGGELVLCDQCPSSFHTICLGLKEVPDGDWFCPSCCCGICGLSRLNEDTGRPVDDRLINCGQCERQYHIECLKKKGLVKRDCHPERNWFCNEKCEQIHLSLHNLLGKPIPVGHDNLTWTLLKYKNAEDSDQDGLDNEHLMESYSKLNIALSVMHECFEPMKEPRTKRDLVEDVIFSRWSELNRLNFQGFYTVVLERDDDLITVATVRVYGEKVAEIPLVATRFQYRRLGMCRIMMNELEKKLIELGVQRLVLPAVPSVLSTWETSFGFSRMTESERLNFLDCTFLDFQGSHMCQKLLKNTQCTELIQLTGVQQKLSPHSGEKDNDLEARGAASEVLQAEQVEDIEVVDQGAADLLREIGSNNSSVVTPSVIVVNQPPEPVNQPPELVNQLAEPVNQSPLFNFLSCQNEINLGYSVGASGQRNHIFKCYKRRRLATCGS; via the exons ATGGCGGCCCTCAACGATGAAGCCGCTGctaagaaaaagaggaaaaggattaACGGGAAAAAGAAGCTTCTCATCCATGATAAAGTTGAG GTAAGGAGTACGGAAGAGGGGTTTCTGGGCTCTTGGCATGCTGGAACTGTGGTTGGATGTGGAGAATTGCGTCGTCGCATCAAGTATGATGAAATCTTAGATGATGATGGTTCTGAACGTTTGGTTGAATGGGTAAAGGTGAGTCCTGTGCTGGATGGGCTTGTTCGTGGGAATCAAGCGACAAGCAATTGTTGCCGTGGCAATATAAGGCCATTGCCCCCTTCGGTTGATTTCCAAAAGTGGTCTCTTCATTATGGACAGTGTGTCGACGTGTTTGTACAGGATGCCTGGTGGGAAGGTGTGATTTTTGACCATGAGGATGGCTCCGATCAGCGGAAAGTCTTCTTTCCGGATATGGGTGACGAAGTTAAGGCTCAAATAGAGACGTTCCGCATCACTCGGGAGTGGGATGACATTACTGATGAATGGAGACCTCGAGGCAATTGGTTGCTTCTCGAATTGATTGAGGAAGTTGAGCTAGAGTGGCCTCTTCTTGTTTCAGTGAAGcaaatttggtatgaaataCGAGTCAAAATGGAATTTGGCAAACTTAAGGAATGGACGTCTTCTTCAAGGGATATTTGGAGACAACTGCTGTTGCAAGTTCTATCCACGAGTTATAAGCTAACTGTGAAGCAAATTTTTCATGAACTAAACTCTTCAGAAAACTCGACAGAGGAAGGCCAGCCATTATTTGAATTCTCTGCAAATGCACTTGATGCAATTCTTGACCCCGAAAGCATTTTTTCTGACTCTATGGCTATTGTTCCCTATGGAACTAATTGCCAGTTGGAAACTCATGCAGCGCTGTCTGCTGATTTGAACCCTTCTGAAGAGCAAAATGCTCCCAATGCTTTGGCTTGTATCGGCTGGGTAGAAATGGATAACTCCACTCATTCAATGAAAAGGCCCAATGAACTACCCTGTGTTCAGGCTCCTGCTTTTTCAGGGTTACCTCCCAACCCAGATCACAGTCCTGAAGCTGAGTCAGGTGCAAAGAGTGGAAGGTGCCCTACGAGCTCCGACAAGCTGAATGGGAAGCTGAAAGCTTCAGGCGATAGAACAAAACTACAGTGGCTTCCTGCTGGAATCGACATGGTTCCAGGAACTGCATGTTGCCCTGGTTCAGTAACTGATTATATTCAGAAGTGTAAGTTGAACTTTAAATCTCGGGCTGCTTCAACGTTGGAAGTTAGGATGCATATTTCATACTTGGGCTGGAAAATTCAGTTTGCAAGAGATAAAGCAGTAACTAGAATGCGATACATCTCCCCCGAAGGTGAGATTCACTATTCACTCTATCAGGTTTGTCTGAGATTGCAACCTGGATCAGATGTTCCTTCCCGGATATGCCAAGATGATGAAAGTAACAGTGATGATCCTGTAGAAAGCTCGGTCTCATCTTCATTAACTGTGATCCCAAAAGCAGACACTGGGGCACTGAAAGTGCTTTCTTGTTCTGAACCGGTTTATTTTGAACGCGATAATTGTCCTGAAGCTGTGCTGAACTATTCGAATTGGAGAGGGACAACTTGTCATGGACAGAATGGTGCAAAGGGTGGTATTATGGCTTTAAAGGCTAAAAGGCACCTATCCTTTCTGGGTTGGAAGTTCTATCTCGAACCAAAGGGGTTTAAGAAGGAGATGAGGTATGGATCCCCATGCGGTAAAAAATTTTACTCTCTTCGAAGTGCCTGCCACTGGTGCGTAACTGAAGGGAGAATTCATCTTAGTAATGATGCTTATAACAGTAAACAAATCAAGGAACCATTTGCAAGCCAAGAATGTGGAGTCCAGCTGACTTTGACAGATCCATCTCCTCCATCAAATGCTATGGTATCAGAAGGACATGTGAATGATGATCTGTCAAAACAGCTGCTAATAGAGTCATCTTCAAAAACATCACAGCCAAAGCAACTTGCTCAACAAGGTCAAGTCAAATGTCATGGAATTAGAGGACCAGAAAGGAAGAGAAATCATTGCTTGCTACAACAATCCTTGGCTGCTCTTCACACAGGCCCCCAAAATGAGGACTCATATTTGCTTGATGATGTTAAAGAATCTCAGGCTTCAGCCAAACAAAGAGATGATGTGAATGCAGAAATGTCTTCCTGTGTGTTGCGATCAAGTAAAAGGGCTCGGCAATCAGTTGTTTCTCCTTCAATTCACCAGACTCCTAGGACTACCTTGTCTTGGTTGATCGATAATAATGTAGTTTTACCAAGAGCAAAAGTGCATTACCGAGGGAAAAAGGATGGCCGCGTCatgaaagaaggaaaaataaccCGTGAAGGAATCAAATGCACTTGCTGCCAAAAAGTTTTTACTCTCAGCAAGTTTGAGGCGCATGCTGGCAGCAATTATCATAGACCTtcagcaaatatatttttggaGGATGGTAGGTCAATATTTCAGTGCCTGTTGAAACTAAAAGGTGAGacgaataaaagaaaaataagatcAGAACCTCATGAAATGAAGGGTCATAGTCTTCACAATGACCATATTTGTTCTGTCTGTCACTATGGTGGCGAATTGGTCTTATGTGATCAGTGTCCATCATCCTTTCATACAATTTGCCTGGGTTTAAAG GAGGTTCCCGATGGCGATTGGTTCTGCCCATCCTGCTGTTGTGGAATTTGTGGCCTGAGCCGATTGAATGAAGACACAGGACGACCTGTAGATGACAGGCTTATCAACTGTGGTCAGTGTGAACGTCAGT ATCATATAGAGTGCTTAAAAAAGAAGGGTCTTGTTAAGCGTGACTGTCATCCGGAAAGGAATTGGTTTTGCAATGAAAAATGTGAACAG ATACATCTGAGTCTCCACAATCTCCTAGGAAAACCAATTCCCGTGGGGCATGATAATCTTACTTGGACATTGTTAAAGTACAAAAATGCTGAAGATTCTGATCAAGATGGTTTGGATAATGAGCATTTGATGGAAAGCTATAGCAAGCTTAATATTGCTCTCAGTGTAATGCATGAGTGTTTTGAACCCATGAAAGAGCCTCGCACCAAAAGGGATCTTGTGGAAGATGTTATATTTAGCAGATG GTCAGAGTTGAACCGTTTAAATTTTCAGGGGTTCTATACTGTGGTATTAGAAAGAGATGATGACTTGATTACTGTGGCTACTGTAAG GGTCTATGGGGAGAAAGTTGCTGAGATCCCCCTTGTTGCCACACGTTTTCAATATCGCCGCCTTGGAATGTGCCGTATTATGATGAATGAGCTTGAAAAG AAACTCATCGAATTAGGAGTTCAGAGGCTGGTTTTGCCTGCTGTGCCTAGTGTGCTAAGCACTTGGGAAACCTCATTTGGGTTCTCAAGGATGACTGAATCTGAGAGATTAAACTTTCTGGACTGCACTTTCCTTGATTTCCAGGGGAGTCACATGTGCCAAAAACTATTGAAGAACACCCAGTGTACAGAACTTATCCAATTAACAG GAGTTCAGCAAAAGCTGTCCCCTCATTCTGGTGAAAAAGACAATGACTTGGAAGCCAGGGGTGCTGCTTCTGAGGTACTTCAAGCAGAGCAAGTTGAGGATATTGAAGTGGTGGATCAAGGAGCTGCAGA TCTTCTGAGAGAAATTGGCAGCAACAATAGCAGTGTTGTCACTCCTTCAGTTATTGTG GTGAACCAACCACCTGAACCAGTGAACCAGCCACCTGAACTTGTGAACCAGCTGGCTGAACCGGTGAACCAATCCCCTCTCTTTAATTTCTTGTCATGCCAGAATGAAATTAATCTGGGGTACTCGGTGGGAGCAAGTGGTCAAAGAAATCACATTTTCAAGTGCTACAAACGGAGAAGATTAGCTACTTGTGGAAGTTAA
- the LOC113762685 gene encoding gibberellin 2-beta-dioxygenase 8: MSQTEYDSYPPLFRPRRSPTLPSPDSDDFFNQQVPDFDPVPVIDSECINQKKLDEACREWGMFRLINHGIPLTLLNKLHDHAKKLFSLAYESKQASFTPPISYFWGTPGLTPSGVVIQRDVRAQNFNWLEGFHVLLTPLSQLQYEDPMLDSFRCLLEEYGRQQTRLATTIFEALAKNLQLDSERTRAYLSTATGHLRVHRYPCCFEAEQLRAWGIDVHTDSSVLSILHEDEIGGLQVCSNNQWFDVKPQFDSLIVNLGDMMQAMSDDNYIGAKHRVKVNKHKERISVGYFVLPYEDTVIESSKYKPFTYADFRAEVQRDLKTVGYKIGLQKFKLSETF; encoded by the exons ATGTCTCAGACCGAGTACGACTCCTACCCTCCGTTGTTCCGCCCAAGGAGAAGCCCAACCCTCCCCAGCCCCGATTCTGATGACTTCTTCAACCAACAAGTTCCAGATTTCGACCCCGTTCCTGTGATAGATTCCGAGTGCATAAACCAGAAGAAGCTGGATGAAGCTTGTAGAGAGTGGGGTATGTTTCGGTTGATCAACCACGGGATTCCTCTGACCCTTTTGAACAAACTTCATGACCACGCCAAAAAGCTCTTTTCTCTCGCCTATGAATCCAAGCAAGCCTCTTTCACCCCTCCCATATCCTACTTTTGGGGCACCCCTGGCCTCACCCCATCTGGTGTTGTCATACAAAGAGATGTTCGTGCCCAGAACTTCAACTGGCTCGAAGGTTTTCATGTTCTTTTAACTCCATTATCCCAGCTTCAATATGAAGATCCTATGCTCGACTCTTTCAG GTGCTTGCTGGAAGAATACGGGAGGCAGCAGACTAGGCTGGCTACGACAATTTTCGAGGCTCTGGCAAAGAATCTCCAACTGGATTCTGAACGTACAAGAGCTTATCTGTCGACAGCAACGGGACACCTACGAGTTCATCGCTACCCATGCTGCTTCGAGGCAGAGCAGTTGCGAGCATGGGGCATAGATGTCCACACTGACAGTTCTGTACTTTCCATTCTGCACGAAGATGAAATCGGTGGACTTCAAGTCTGCTCCAATAATCAATGGTTTGACGTCAAGCCTCAATTCGATTCCCTGATTGTGAACCTCGGCGACATGATGCAG gCCATGAGCGATGACAATTATATTGGTGCCAAGCACAGAGTGAAGGTGAACAAGCACAAGGAAAGAATCTCGGTGGGCTATTTTGTGCTCCCATACGAAGATACCGTTATAGAAAGCTCCAAGTACAAGCCCTTCACTTATGCTGATTTTCGAGCTGAAGTGCAACGAGATTTGAAGACCGTCGGATACAAGATCGGCCTCCAGAAGTTCAAGCTCAGCGAGACGTTTTAG